The following proteins are encoded in a genomic region of Diabrotica virgifera virgifera chromosome 1, PGI_DIABVI_V3a:
- the LOC114329084 gene encoding V-type proton ATPase subunit F 1 — translation MALHAAIKGKLISVIGDEDTCVGFLLGGVGEMNKNRHPNFLVVDKNTAVSEIEDCFKRFLKRDDIDIILINQNIAEIIRHVIDSHNSPIPAVLEIPSKDHPYDASKDSILRRARGMFNPDEL, via the exons atggcattACACGCAGCTATTAAGGGTAAATTAATATCAGTCATAGGAGATGAG GATACTTGTGTTGGGTTTCTCCTGGGTGGAGTTGGAGAAATGAATAAAAACAGGCACCCCAATTTCTTGGTTGTTGATAAAA ATACTGCTGTTAGCGAAATAGAAGATTGCTTTAAGCGTTTCCTCAAAAGAGATgatattgatattattttaatcAACCAAAACATTGCTGAAATCATAAGACATGTAATCGATAGCCACAATTCGCCAATACCAGCCGTACTTGAGATTCCATCAAAAGACCACCCATATGATGCTAGTAAGGACTCCATTTTGAGACGTGCAAGG